ACTGCTCAATCCACACACTCGTATTGGAAACCTTCCAGCACTTTTTGCAGATTTGACAAAGCGGTACGGCCCGGTTTTTGAGATCGCTCCTCCTTTTTCAAAGCCGAATATTTTTCTTTCCGGACCAGAAACAAACCGCTGGGCGCGTCGACACGGACGGAAGTACCTGACATCCAAGAGCCTCTTTGTCGAATTTGAGAAAGTGTACGGGGCGGTAGGCATACTACCTGCCCTGGATGGCGCAGACCATTTCCGGTATCGGAAAACCATGACTCCAGCCTACTCCCGCGGGAGACTGGAAGAGCAGCTGGATATGGTCTACAGCAAGGCTCGCGAATACATGGCAAACTGGAAAGTGGGCGAAAGCTATCCTGCAAGGGATCTGTGCCGAAAAATGATTAACGCTCAGACGTCACCTTTAATGATGAACATTGATACGCAGGATATCATGGATGATATAATTGCCTACAAGGAGCGGGCGCTCAGCACCCATCTCTTAAACATTCTGCCAAAATTCATGTTGAAAACACCGGGAATGAAACGCAGGGCCAAGGCAATAGACACTTTGATGGAGCGGGTGCAAAGTGTCCATACAGCAGCCCAACGGGCCGGTTGTCCGAGAAACTTTGTGGATGATCTGCTAAGCCTCAATGCGAACTACCCGCTATTGATGCCCGAGTCGAATCTGAGTTTC
This genomic interval from Gemmatimonadota bacterium contains the following:
- a CDS encoding cytochrome P450, with product LLNPHTRIGNLPALFADLTKRYGPVFEIAPPFSKPNIFLSGPETNRWARRHGRKYLTSKSLFVEFEKVYGAVGILPALDGADHFRYRKTMTPAYSRGRLEEQLDMVYSKAREYMANWKVGESYPARDLCRKMINAQTSPLMMNIDTQDIMDDIIAYKERALSTHLLNILPKFMLKTPGMKRRAKAIDTLMERVQSVHTAAQRAGCPRNFVDDLLSLNANYPLLMPESNLSFALSAVVLASMYLGDGFNFALYAMASHPELYEKIRSEADVLFSDGDPTGEDLTPANMEITDRFINECLRVYPIVPMSMRDVVNTFTIEGYEIPRGTRINIAQTAPHYMEDCFPDPFSFDIDRYLPPRNEHRNPGYAPYGLGPHTCLGARWMTLHMAVNLLIISHYFTLRVHPEDYKLGITAFPSMKPNSKLEFHIAEQKHELPI